From one Labeo rohita strain BAU-BD-2019 chromosome 8, IGBB_LRoh.1.0, whole genome shotgun sequence genomic stretch:
- the snrpd3 gene encoding small nuclear ribonucleoprotein Sm D3: protein MSIGVPIKVLHEAEGHIVTCETNTGEVYRGKLIEAEDNMNCQMANITVTYRDGRVSQLEQVYIRGSKIRFLILPDMLKNAPMLKSMKNKNQAAGAGRGKAAILKAQVAARGRGRGGPGRGNVFQKRR from the exons ATGTCTATTGGAGTGCCCATCAAAGTTCTTCATGAAGCAGAGGGACACATAGTCACCTGTGAAACCAACACTGGGGAGGTTTACAGGGGCAAACTGATCGAGGCTGAGGACAACATGAACTGCCAG ATGGCAAACATCACAGTCACATACAGGGATGGCCGTGTATCTCAGCTGGAGCAGGTGTATATTCGTGGCAGTAAGATCAGGTTCCTCATCCTTCCCGACATGCTGAAAAATGCTCCTATGTTAAAGAGTATGAAGAACAAAAACCAGGCTGCTGGTGCAGGTCGAGGAAAAGCAGCTATTCTTAAAGCACAAG TGGCTGCCAGAGGCCGTGGCCGGGGTGGACCAGGACGAGGGAATGTATTCCAGAAGAGGCGCTAG